The stretch of DNA GACTCAGCACGCATTAACTCACCAAAACCTGGCATCATTCTATCGCATACTGCCTCAGTAGCTTCTGGAGTTACATCACGTGCAGAAGGACCTGTCCCTCCTGTTGTTACAACTAAACAACAACCTTCATTGTCAACTAAATCTTTCATTGTTTCCTCAAGAGTTTGTTGGTCATCTTCAACACATCTATAAACTTCTTCCCAAGGAGATGTTAAATAATCATTCATTGTATCAATAATTGCACGACCAGATAAATCTTCATAAATACCTTTACTAGCCCTATCACTAGCTGTAATTATTCCAATTCTCGCTTTTTTTTCATTCACTGTAATTC from Poseidonibacter antarcticus encodes:
- the mog gene encoding molybdopterin adenylyltransferase, producing MNEKKARIGIITASDRASKGIYEDLSGRAIIDTMNDYLTSPWEEVYRCVEDDQQTLEETMKDLVDNEGCCLVVTTGGTGPSARDVTPEATEAVCDRMMPGFGELMRAESLKFVPTAILSRQTAGLRGSSLIVNLPGKPKSIRECLDAVFPAIPYCIDLMEGPFLVCNEEVIKPFRPKKK